One window of the Camarhynchus parvulus chromosome 2, STF_HiC, whole genome shotgun sequence genome contains the following:
- the ATP2C1 gene encoding calcium-transporting ATPase type 2C member 1 isoform X2 encodes MKVARLQKIPDGDNETMIPVLSSKKASELPVDEVASILQANLQNGLKNCEVCHRRAFHGWNEFDISEDEPLWKKYISQFKNPLIMLLLASAVISVVMHQFDDAVSITVAIVIVVTVAFVQEYRSEKSLEELSKLVPPECHCVREGRVEHTLARDLVPGDTVCLSVGDRVPADLRLFEAVDLSIDESSLTGETAPCSKSTAPQPAATNGDLTSRSNIAFMGTLVRCGKAKGIVIGTGENSEFGEVFKMMQAEEAPKTPLQKSMDLLGKQLSLYSFGIIGVIMLVGWLQGKHILDMFTIGVSLAVAAIPEGLPIVVTVTLALGVMRMVKKRAIVKKLPIVETLGCCNVICSDKTGTLTKNEMTVTHIFTSDGQHAEVTGVGYNRYGEVMLDGEVIHGYNNPSISKIVEAGCVCNDALIRNNTLMGKPTEGALIALAMKMGLDGVQEDYIRKAEYPFSSEQKWMAVKCIHRTQQDKPEVCFMKGAYEQVIRYCTSYNCKGQSLPLVQQQREQYQQEKVSMGSAGLRVLALASGPELGQLTFLGLVGIIDPPRTGVKEAVTTLITSGVAIKMVTGDSQETAVAIASRLGLYSKNSQAISGEEIDDLDIQQLSQITPKVAVFYRASPRHKLKIIKSLQNNGAVVAMTGDGVNDAVALKAADIGVAMGQTGTDVCKEAADMILVDDDFQTIMSAIEEGKGIYNNIKNFVRFQLSTSIAALTLISLATLMNFPNPLNAMQILWINIIMDGPPAQSLGVEPVDKDIIRKPPRNLKDSILTKNLIIKILVSSIIIVCGTLFVFWRELRDNVITPRDTTMTFTCFVFFDMFNALSSRSQTKSVFEIGLCSNRMFCYAVLGSIMGQLLVIYFPPLQKVFQTESLSVLDLLFLLGLTSSVCIVTELIKKFERSKEKIQKRGSSSSSTSSFLDV; translated from the exons GCTAATCTTCAGAATGGCTTAAAAAACTGTGAAGTTTGTCATAGACGGGCATTCCATGGATGGAATGAATTTGATATTAGTGAAGATGAACCActgtggaaaaaatatatatcccAG TTTAAAAATCCCCTTATTATGCTTCTCCTGGCATCTGCAGTCATCAGTGTTGTAATGCATCAGTTTGATGATGCTGTCAGTATTACTGTG GCAATAGTCATTGTTGTTACAGTTGCCTTCGTTCAG GAGTACAGATCAGAAAAATCTCTTGAAGAGCTTAGTAAACTAGTGCCTCCAGAATGCCATTG TGTGCGAGAAGGTCGGGTGGAACACACACTTGCAAGAGATTTAGTGCCAGGGGATACAGTCTGCCTGTCAGTGGGAGACAGAGTCCCAGCTGATCTACGGTTATTTGAG gctGTGGACCTTTCTATTGATGAATCCAGTCTCACAGGTGAGACAGCTCCTTGCTCTAAATCTACAgctcctcagccagcagcaaCCAATGGAGACCTTACTTCTAGGAGCAATATTGCTTTCATGGGGACATTGGTCAGATGTGGAAAAGCAAAG gGGATAGTTATTGGAACAGGAGAAAACTCtgaatttggggaggttttCAAAATGATGCAAGCAGAAGAG GCTCCAAAGACACCTCTGCAGAAGAGCATGGATCTCTTGGGAAAACAGCTTTCCTTGTATTCCTTTGGTATAATAG GAGTTATTATGCTAGTTGGCTGGTTGCAAGGAAAGCATATCCTTGATATGTTCACAATTGGTGTGAG TTTGGCTGTAGCTGCAATCCCTGAAGGACTCCCAATTGTGGTAACGGTGACACTGGCCCTTGGTGTGATGAGAATGGTGAAGAAACGGGCTATTGTAAAAAAGCTGCCTATTGTTGAAACTTTAG GTTGTTGCAATGTCATTTGTTCGGATAAAACTGGAACTCTGACAAAGAATGAAATGACTGTTACCCATATTTTTACTTCTGATGGGCAGCATGCTGAG GTTACTGGAGTAGGTTATAACAGGTATGGAGAAGTGATGCTCGATGGTGAAGTTATTCATGGTTATAACAACCCATCCATTAGCAAAATTGTGGAG GCTGGTTGTGTGTGCAATGATGCCTTGATTAGAAACAACACATTGATGGGGAAGCCAACAGAAGGAGCTTTAATTGCACTTGCTATGAAG ATGGGTTTAGATGGAGTCCAGGAAGACTACATTAGGAAGGCTGAATACCCCTTCAGCTCAGAACAAAAATGGATGGCTGTTAAATGCATTCACAGAACACAGCAG gacaAACCTGAGGTTTGCTTCATGAAAGGTGCTTATGAGCAAGTCATTAGATACTGTACATCCTATAACTGTAAGGGACAGAGCCTAcccctggtgcagcagcagagagagcaaTACCAGCAAGAGAAGGTGTCTATGGGTTCTGCAGGGCTTAGAG ttCTGGCCTTAGCTTCTGGTCCTGAGTTGGGACAGCTGACTTTTTTGGGGCTTGTGGGAATAATCGATCCCCCGCGGACTGGTGTAAAAGAAGCTGTTACTACCCTCATCACCTCAGGAGTTGCAATAAAAATGGTTACTGGAGATTCACAGGAAACTGCAGTTGCCATTG CTAGTCGACTAGGATTGTATTCCAAAAATTCACAGGCAATCTCTGGAGAAGAGATAGATGATTTGGATATTCAGCAGCTTTCTCAAATAACACCAAAG GTTGCAGTATTCTACAGAGCCAGTCCCCGACATAAATTGAAAATTATAAAG TCCCTGCAGAATAATGGTGCTGTGGTAGCTATGACAGGAGATGGAGTGAATGATGCTGTTGCTCTGAAGGCTGCAGATATTGGTGTAGCCATGGGACAGACTGGAACAGATGTTTGTAAAGAGGCAGCAGATATGATCCTCGTGGATGATGATTTTCAGACAATAAT GTCTGCAATTGAAGAGGGTAAAGgaatttataataatataaaaaattttGTTAGATTTCAACTGAGCAC GAGTATAGCAGCACTGACTTTAATCTCACTGGCTACATTAATGAACTTTCCTAATCCTCTCAATGCCATGCAGATCTTATGGATCAATATTATTATGGATGGACCTCCAGCTCAAAG CCTTGGGGTGGAGCCTGTGGATAAAGATATTATTCGAAAACCGCCGAGAAATCTGAAGGACAGCATTCTGACCAAAAACCTGATCATTAAAATACTGGTTTCATCAATAATTATCGTCTGTGGAACACTGTTCGTCTTCTGGAGAGAG TTAAGAGACAATGTAATAACACCACGAGACACAACCATGACTTTCacctgttttgtattttttgataTGTTCAATGCTTTGAGTTCTAGATCTCAG ACAAAATCTGTGTTTGAGATTGGACTTTGCAGTAACAGAATGTTCTGCTATGCTGTCCTTGGATCTATAATGGGGCAGTTATTGgtcatttattttcctccacTTCAGAAGGTTTTCCAAACAGAGAGCCTGAGTGTCTTGG ATTTACTGTTTCTTCTGGGACTCACTTCCTCTGTGTGCATAGTGACTGAGCTAATAAAGAAGTTTGaaagaagcaaggaaaagaTCCAGAAACGTGGAAGTTCTTCTTCATCAACTTCGTCTTTTCTTGATGTATGA
- the ATP2C1 gene encoding calcium-transporting ATPase type 2C member 1 isoform X3, protein MIPVLSSKKASELPVDEVASILQANLQNGLKNCEVCHRRAFHGWNEFDISEDEPLWKKYISQFKNPLIMLLLASAVISVVMHQFDDAVSITVAIVIVVTVAFVQEYRSEKSLEELSKLVPPECHCVREGRVEHTLARDLVPGDTVCLSVGDRVPADLRLFEAVDLSIDESSLTGETAPCSKSTAPQPAATNGDLTSRSNIAFMGTLVRCGKAKGIVIGTGENSEFGEVFKMMQAEEAPKTPLQKSMDLLGKQLSLYSFGIIGVIMLVGWLQGKHILDMFTIGVSLAVAAIPEGLPIVVTVTLALGVMRMVKKRAIVKKLPIVETLGCCNVICSDKTGTLTKNEMTVTHIFTSDGQHAEVTGVGYNRYGEVMLDGEVIHGYNNPSISKIVEAGCVCNDALIRNNTLMGKPTEGALIALAMKMGLDGVQEDYIRKAEYPFSSEQKWMAVKCIHRTQQDKPEVCFMKGAYEQVIRYCTSYNCKGQSLPLVQQQREQYQQEKVSMGSAGLRVLALASGPELGQLTFLGLVGIIDPPRTGVKEAVTTLITSGVAIKMVTGDSQETAVAIASRLGLYSKNSQAISGEEIDDLDIQQLSQITPKVAVFYRASPRHKLKIIKSLQNNGAVVAMTGDGVNDAVALKAADIGVAMGQTGTDVCKEAADMILVDDDFQTIMSAIEEGKGIYNNIKNFVRFQLSTSIAALTLISLATLMNFPNPLNAMQILWINIIMDGPPAQSLGVEPVDKDIIRKPPRNLKDSILTKNLIIKILVSSIIIVCGTLFVFWRELRDNVITPRDTTMTFTCFVFFDMFNALSSRSQTKSVFEIGLCSNRMFCYAVLGSIMGQLLVIYFPPLQKVFQTESLSVLDLLFLLGLTSSVCIVTELIKKFERSKEKIQKRGSSSSSTSSFLDV, encoded by the exons GCTAATCTTCAGAATGGCTTAAAAAACTGTGAAGTTTGTCATAGACGGGCATTCCATGGATGGAATGAATTTGATATTAGTGAAGATGAACCActgtggaaaaaatatatatcccAG TTTAAAAATCCCCTTATTATGCTTCTCCTGGCATCTGCAGTCATCAGTGTTGTAATGCATCAGTTTGATGATGCTGTCAGTATTACTGTG GCAATAGTCATTGTTGTTACAGTTGCCTTCGTTCAG GAGTACAGATCAGAAAAATCTCTTGAAGAGCTTAGTAAACTAGTGCCTCCAGAATGCCATTG TGTGCGAGAAGGTCGGGTGGAACACACACTTGCAAGAGATTTAGTGCCAGGGGATACAGTCTGCCTGTCAGTGGGAGACAGAGTCCCAGCTGATCTACGGTTATTTGAG gctGTGGACCTTTCTATTGATGAATCCAGTCTCACAGGTGAGACAGCTCCTTGCTCTAAATCTACAgctcctcagccagcagcaaCCAATGGAGACCTTACTTCTAGGAGCAATATTGCTTTCATGGGGACATTGGTCAGATGTGGAAAAGCAAAG gGGATAGTTATTGGAACAGGAGAAAACTCtgaatttggggaggttttCAAAATGATGCAAGCAGAAGAG GCTCCAAAGACACCTCTGCAGAAGAGCATGGATCTCTTGGGAAAACAGCTTTCCTTGTATTCCTTTGGTATAATAG GAGTTATTATGCTAGTTGGCTGGTTGCAAGGAAAGCATATCCTTGATATGTTCACAATTGGTGTGAG TTTGGCTGTAGCTGCAATCCCTGAAGGACTCCCAATTGTGGTAACGGTGACACTGGCCCTTGGTGTGATGAGAATGGTGAAGAAACGGGCTATTGTAAAAAAGCTGCCTATTGTTGAAACTTTAG GTTGTTGCAATGTCATTTGTTCGGATAAAACTGGAACTCTGACAAAGAATGAAATGACTGTTACCCATATTTTTACTTCTGATGGGCAGCATGCTGAG GTTACTGGAGTAGGTTATAACAGGTATGGAGAAGTGATGCTCGATGGTGAAGTTATTCATGGTTATAACAACCCATCCATTAGCAAAATTGTGGAG GCTGGTTGTGTGTGCAATGATGCCTTGATTAGAAACAACACATTGATGGGGAAGCCAACAGAAGGAGCTTTAATTGCACTTGCTATGAAG ATGGGTTTAGATGGAGTCCAGGAAGACTACATTAGGAAGGCTGAATACCCCTTCAGCTCAGAACAAAAATGGATGGCTGTTAAATGCATTCACAGAACACAGCAG gacaAACCTGAGGTTTGCTTCATGAAAGGTGCTTATGAGCAAGTCATTAGATACTGTACATCCTATAACTGTAAGGGACAGAGCCTAcccctggtgcagcagcagagagagcaaTACCAGCAAGAGAAGGTGTCTATGGGTTCTGCAGGGCTTAGAG ttCTGGCCTTAGCTTCTGGTCCTGAGTTGGGACAGCTGACTTTTTTGGGGCTTGTGGGAATAATCGATCCCCCGCGGACTGGTGTAAAAGAAGCTGTTACTACCCTCATCACCTCAGGAGTTGCAATAAAAATGGTTACTGGAGATTCACAGGAAACTGCAGTTGCCATTG CTAGTCGACTAGGATTGTATTCCAAAAATTCACAGGCAATCTCTGGAGAAGAGATAGATGATTTGGATATTCAGCAGCTTTCTCAAATAACACCAAAG GTTGCAGTATTCTACAGAGCCAGTCCCCGACATAAATTGAAAATTATAAAG TCCCTGCAGAATAATGGTGCTGTGGTAGCTATGACAGGAGATGGAGTGAATGATGCTGTTGCTCTGAAGGCTGCAGATATTGGTGTAGCCATGGGACAGACTGGAACAGATGTTTGTAAAGAGGCAGCAGATATGATCCTCGTGGATGATGATTTTCAGACAATAAT GTCTGCAATTGAAGAGGGTAAAGgaatttataataatataaaaaattttGTTAGATTTCAACTGAGCAC GAGTATAGCAGCACTGACTTTAATCTCACTGGCTACATTAATGAACTTTCCTAATCCTCTCAATGCCATGCAGATCTTATGGATCAATATTATTATGGATGGACCTCCAGCTCAAAG CCTTGGGGTGGAGCCTGTGGATAAAGATATTATTCGAAAACCGCCGAGAAATCTGAAGGACAGCATTCTGACCAAAAACCTGATCATTAAAATACTGGTTTCATCAATAATTATCGTCTGTGGAACACTGTTCGTCTTCTGGAGAGAG TTAAGAGACAATGTAATAACACCACGAGACACAACCATGACTTTCacctgttttgtattttttgataTGTTCAATGCTTTGAGTTCTAGATCTCAG ACAAAATCTGTGTTTGAGATTGGACTTTGCAGTAACAGAATGTTCTGCTATGCTGTCCTTGGATCTATAATGGGGCAGTTATTGgtcatttattttcctccacTTCAGAAGGTTTTCCAAACAGAGAGCCTGAGTGTCTTGG ATTTACTGTTTCTTCTGGGACTCACTTCCTCTGTGTGCATAGTGACTGAGCTAATAAAGAAGTTTGaaagaagcaaggaaaagaTCCAGAAACGTGGAAGTTCTTCTTCATCAACTTCGTCTTTTCTTGATGTATGA
- the ATP2C1 gene encoding calcium-transporting ATPase type 2C member 1 isoform X1, whose protein sequence is MDNLLHKSVFSCFIKLPIHAVWKLISTVKAKRIQEKVARLQKIPDGDNETMIPVLSSKKASELPVDEVASILQANLQNGLKNCEVCHRRAFHGWNEFDISEDEPLWKKYISQFKNPLIMLLLASAVISVVMHQFDDAVSITVAIVIVVTVAFVQEYRSEKSLEELSKLVPPECHCVREGRVEHTLARDLVPGDTVCLSVGDRVPADLRLFEAVDLSIDESSLTGETAPCSKSTAPQPAATNGDLTSRSNIAFMGTLVRCGKAKGIVIGTGENSEFGEVFKMMQAEEAPKTPLQKSMDLLGKQLSLYSFGIIGVIMLVGWLQGKHILDMFTIGVSLAVAAIPEGLPIVVTVTLALGVMRMVKKRAIVKKLPIVETLGCCNVICSDKTGTLTKNEMTVTHIFTSDGQHAEVTGVGYNRYGEVMLDGEVIHGYNNPSISKIVEAGCVCNDALIRNNTLMGKPTEGALIALAMKMGLDGVQEDYIRKAEYPFSSEQKWMAVKCIHRTQQDKPEVCFMKGAYEQVIRYCTSYNCKGQSLPLVQQQREQYQQEKVSMGSAGLRVLALASGPELGQLTFLGLVGIIDPPRTGVKEAVTTLITSGVAIKMVTGDSQETAVAIASRLGLYSKNSQAISGEEIDDLDIQQLSQITPKVAVFYRASPRHKLKIIKSLQNNGAVVAMTGDGVNDAVALKAADIGVAMGQTGTDVCKEAADMILVDDDFQTIMSAIEEGKGIYNNIKNFVRFQLSTSIAALTLISLATLMNFPNPLNAMQILWINIIMDGPPAQSLGVEPVDKDIIRKPPRNLKDSILTKNLIIKILVSSIIIVCGTLFVFWRELRDNVITPRDTTMTFTCFVFFDMFNALSSRSQTKSVFEIGLCSNRMFCYAVLGSIMGQLLVIYFPPLQKVFQTESLSVLDLLFLLGLTSSVCIVTELIKKFERSKEKIQKRGSSSSSTSSFLDV, encoded by the exons GCTAATCTTCAGAATGGCTTAAAAAACTGTGAAGTTTGTCATAGACGGGCATTCCATGGATGGAATGAATTTGATATTAGTGAAGATGAACCActgtggaaaaaatatatatcccAG TTTAAAAATCCCCTTATTATGCTTCTCCTGGCATCTGCAGTCATCAGTGTTGTAATGCATCAGTTTGATGATGCTGTCAGTATTACTGTG GCAATAGTCATTGTTGTTACAGTTGCCTTCGTTCAG GAGTACAGATCAGAAAAATCTCTTGAAGAGCTTAGTAAACTAGTGCCTCCAGAATGCCATTG TGTGCGAGAAGGTCGGGTGGAACACACACTTGCAAGAGATTTAGTGCCAGGGGATACAGTCTGCCTGTCAGTGGGAGACAGAGTCCCAGCTGATCTACGGTTATTTGAG gctGTGGACCTTTCTATTGATGAATCCAGTCTCACAGGTGAGACAGCTCCTTGCTCTAAATCTACAgctcctcagccagcagcaaCCAATGGAGACCTTACTTCTAGGAGCAATATTGCTTTCATGGGGACATTGGTCAGATGTGGAAAAGCAAAG gGGATAGTTATTGGAACAGGAGAAAACTCtgaatttggggaggttttCAAAATGATGCAAGCAGAAGAG GCTCCAAAGACACCTCTGCAGAAGAGCATGGATCTCTTGGGAAAACAGCTTTCCTTGTATTCCTTTGGTATAATAG GAGTTATTATGCTAGTTGGCTGGTTGCAAGGAAAGCATATCCTTGATATGTTCACAATTGGTGTGAG TTTGGCTGTAGCTGCAATCCCTGAAGGACTCCCAATTGTGGTAACGGTGACACTGGCCCTTGGTGTGATGAGAATGGTGAAGAAACGGGCTATTGTAAAAAAGCTGCCTATTGTTGAAACTTTAG GTTGTTGCAATGTCATTTGTTCGGATAAAACTGGAACTCTGACAAAGAATGAAATGACTGTTACCCATATTTTTACTTCTGATGGGCAGCATGCTGAG GTTACTGGAGTAGGTTATAACAGGTATGGAGAAGTGATGCTCGATGGTGAAGTTATTCATGGTTATAACAACCCATCCATTAGCAAAATTGTGGAG GCTGGTTGTGTGTGCAATGATGCCTTGATTAGAAACAACACATTGATGGGGAAGCCAACAGAAGGAGCTTTAATTGCACTTGCTATGAAG ATGGGTTTAGATGGAGTCCAGGAAGACTACATTAGGAAGGCTGAATACCCCTTCAGCTCAGAACAAAAATGGATGGCTGTTAAATGCATTCACAGAACACAGCAG gacaAACCTGAGGTTTGCTTCATGAAAGGTGCTTATGAGCAAGTCATTAGATACTGTACATCCTATAACTGTAAGGGACAGAGCCTAcccctggtgcagcagcagagagagcaaTACCAGCAAGAGAAGGTGTCTATGGGTTCTGCAGGGCTTAGAG ttCTGGCCTTAGCTTCTGGTCCTGAGTTGGGACAGCTGACTTTTTTGGGGCTTGTGGGAATAATCGATCCCCCGCGGACTGGTGTAAAAGAAGCTGTTACTACCCTCATCACCTCAGGAGTTGCAATAAAAATGGTTACTGGAGATTCACAGGAAACTGCAGTTGCCATTG CTAGTCGACTAGGATTGTATTCCAAAAATTCACAGGCAATCTCTGGAGAAGAGATAGATGATTTGGATATTCAGCAGCTTTCTCAAATAACACCAAAG GTTGCAGTATTCTACAGAGCCAGTCCCCGACATAAATTGAAAATTATAAAG TCCCTGCAGAATAATGGTGCTGTGGTAGCTATGACAGGAGATGGAGTGAATGATGCTGTTGCTCTGAAGGCTGCAGATATTGGTGTAGCCATGGGACAGACTGGAACAGATGTTTGTAAAGAGGCAGCAGATATGATCCTCGTGGATGATGATTTTCAGACAATAAT GTCTGCAATTGAAGAGGGTAAAGgaatttataataatataaaaaattttGTTAGATTTCAACTGAGCAC GAGTATAGCAGCACTGACTTTAATCTCACTGGCTACATTAATGAACTTTCCTAATCCTCTCAATGCCATGCAGATCTTATGGATCAATATTATTATGGATGGACCTCCAGCTCAAAG CCTTGGGGTGGAGCCTGTGGATAAAGATATTATTCGAAAACCGCCGAGAAATCTGAAGGACAGCATTCTGACCAAAAACCTGATCATTAAAATACTGGTTTCATCAATAATTATCGTCTGTGGAACACTGTTCGTCTTCTGGAGAGAG TTAAGAGACAATGTAATAACACCACGAGACACAACCATGACTTTCacctgttttgtattttttgataTGTTCAATGCTTTGAGTTCTAGATCTCAG ACAAAATCTGTGTTTGAGATTGGACTTTGCAGTAACAGAATGTTCTGCTATGCTGTCCTTGGATCTATAATGGGGCAGTTATTGgtcatttattttcctccacTTCAGAAGGTTTTCCAAACAGAGAGCCTGAGTGTCTTGG ATTTACTGTTTCTTCTGGGACTCACTTCCTCTGTGTGCATAGTGACTGAGCTAATAAAGAAGTTTGaaagaagcaaggaaaagaTCCAGAAACGTGGAAGTTCTTCTTCATCAACTTCGTCTTTTCTTGATGTATGA